ACTTCTTCTGATGGTCATTGCGGTCTTCCTTTCTGGAGTTGTTGCGGTAATCAGCCAGTCCCTCTTCATCCGGGAATTGCTCGCATTCTTTTCGGGCAACGAGTTGCTCTCAGGGATGATACTTTTTTTATGGCTATTATCTACGGGCATAGGTAGTCTGGCTTATTCAAAATTGAGGAGACAAGCCCAGGGGAAGAATGATTATCCCTATCTTCTTTTATCCTCGGCCGGCGCACTCACATTCGCCTTTTTCTTTATCCGCTATACTCCGAAAATTTTCGCCCTTTCTTTTGGCGAACTCATCTCCTTTGACCGGATAATAATCATTTCAGTCCTCAGCCTCTTTCCCATCGGGCTCATTTTTGGTGCCTTATTTCCTGCCGCTTCTGCGCTCCTTAAGCCCTCAAAGGTTTATCTTTTTGAAAGTCTGGGTTCTTTTCTCGGTGGAGTCATTCTTACCTTTGTTTTGGTCTCAATAATCCCCCCTTCCGGTATCATCCTGCTCCTTCTCGCCCTTCTCTTTATGGGGTCTTTTCTCTGTAGCAAAAAGAGGGTTTTATTAATCCTTTCTCTTTTACCACTCTGTCTTCTACCCATGGTAAAAAAAATAGAACATCATTTCAAGAGCTTCCAGTTGATCGGGATGCATCTCCTCGGTGTTTATGAATCCCGCTATGGCAATATTGTAGTAACTGAATCCGCATCCCAAATAAATTTTTATTCCAATGGTGTTTTTGATTTTGCCTATCCAGATAAATTTTCTGCAGAAGAGGCCGTCCATTATTCCCTTCTGCTCCATGAAAACCCCCAAGAAGTATTACTGGTGGGGGGCGGTTTGGGTGGAGCGATTGAAGAAGTCCTGAAACATTCCACCGTGCAAAAACTTGTTTATGTGGAACTCGACCCCCAGTTAATCAAACTTGCCTTTGAGTATCTGAGAAAACTCGAACACTCTGACCCCCGTTTAGAACTGGTCAATACCGATGGAAGATTTTTTATGAAAAAGTCCCGGGCACATTTTGACTGCATCATCATAAATCTTCCGGACCCGGTCAATATCCAGTTAAACAGGTACTACACCCAGGAGTTTTTTCAAGAAGCTCGCCGCATACTCAAGCCCAATGGGATATTTTCCATCCGCCTCAGCTGTCCACCCGACATCCTGAGTCCCGATTATCGCCAGTTGCTCGGCACCATTAAAAGAACGCTTCAGAGCGTGTTTAATCATGTCCTTATTCTTCCCGTGGCCAAGGCAAACTATATTGCCCGGGAGCAGAGATTTACGAAAGAGATCAAAGAAGTTTTAAAAGAAAACTTTATCCATCGTAATCTATCGCTCCAATATGTAAATCCCGATTTCTTTGATTATACCCTCACCTTAGAGAGGATTGAGTATGTGAATAATAGCGTTGACCAGGCACCCGCTTATTTTAACACCGACCTGAAGCCAGTCTGTTACTACTTCAATACCCTGTTATGGAGTAACATCGCTTCGGAGTGGCTTAAAAGGTTCCTTGTCAAATCTTTTTATATCCCAACTGGTTTTTATTTTTTACTCTTGATCCCAATTTTTTTCTTTCTGCGCCGAAAGACCCTT
The DNA window shown above is from candidate division WOR-3 bacterium and carries:
- a CDS encoding methyltransferase — its product is MVIAVFLSGVVAVISQSLFIRELLAFFSGNELLSGMILFLWLLSTGIGSLAYSKLRRQAQGKNDYPYLLLSSAGALTFAFFFIRYTPKIFALSFGELISFDRIIIISVLSLFPIGLIFGALFPAASALLKPSKVYLFESLGSFLGGVILTFVLVSIIPPSGIILLLLALLFMGSFLCSKKRVLLILSLLPLCLLPMVKKIEHHFKSFQLIGMHLLGVYESRYGNIVVTESASQINFYSNGVFDFAYPDKFSAEEAVHYSLLLHENPQEVLLVGGGLGGAIEEVLKHSTVQKLVYVELDPQLIKLAFEYLRKLEHSDPRLELVNTDGRFFMKKSRAHFDCIIINLPDPVNIQLNRYYTQEFFQEARRILKPNGIFSIRLSCPPDILSPDYRQLLGTIKRTLQSVFNHVLILPVAKANYIAREQRFTKEIKEVLKENFIHRNLSLQYVNPDFFDYTLTLERIEYVNNSVDQAPAYFNTDLKPVCYYFNTLLWSNIASEWLKRFLVKSFYIPTGFYFLLLIPIFFFLRRKTLIPLSVFITGAGNIASEIVLLIIFQSLHGYLYHWVGLMIGAFMLGLAMGTLFYVTGPAKILDNLPQKKRFLTYLQFAMGGYFSLIFGLVFVKIFIPNYLIVILIFSGGVLGGIHFPLALEIWGTKPVGLLYGIDLFGASLGALLMTTIFIPILGIPLTNLIFILMHIIMGIGLATVQ